A stretch of Perognathus longimembris pacificus isolate PPM17 chromosome 1, ASM2315922v1, whole genome shotgun sequence DNA encodes these proteins:
- the Tcf20 gene encoding transcription factor 20 isoform X1 — MHFFLFLLQEGCWPAAVLLNSMQSFREQSSYHGNQQSYPQEVHGSSRIEEFSPRQAQMFQNFGSAGGGSGGGSSGSGGGRRAVAAAAAMASETSGHQGYQGFRKEAGDFYYMAGNKDPVAAGTPQPPQRRPSGPVQSYGPPQGSSFGNQYGSEGHVGQFQAQHSALGGVSHYQQDYTGPFSPGSAQYQQQASSQQQQQQQQQQQQQQQQVQQLRQQLYQSHQPLPQATGQPASGSSHLQPMQRPPTLPSSAAGYQLRVGQFGQHYQSSASSSSSSFPSPQRFSQSGQSYDGSYSVNAGSQYEGHNVGSNAQAYGTQSNYSYQPQSMKNFEQAKIPQGTQQGQQPQPQQQQQQQQQQQQQQQQQQQQQQQQQQQQQHPPQHVMQYTNTATKLPLQSPVGQYSQPEVPVRSPMQFHQNFSPISNPSPAASVVQSPSCSSTPSPLMQSGDNLQCGQGNVTMGSRNRILQLMPQLSPTPSMMPSPNSHPAGFKGFGLEGAPEKRLTDPGLSSLSALSTQVANLPNTVQHMLLSDALTPQKKTSKRPSSSSKKADSCTNSEGSSQPEEQLKSPMAESLDGGCSSSSEDPGERVRQLSGQSTSSDTTYKGGASEKAGSSPAQGAQNEPPRLNASPAAREDATSPGAKDTPLSPDGSSKVNEKTVGVIVSREAMTGRVEKPGGQDKSSQEDDPAVTQRPPSNSGAKEASHTPLPQPEPSGGGNKGNKNGDNSSNHNGEGNGQSGHAVAGPGFTGRTEPSKSPGGLRYSYKESFGSAMPRNVSGFPQYPTGQEKGDFTGHGERKGRNEKFSLLQEVLQGYHHHPDRRYSRSAQEHQGMAGGLEGSSRPNILVSQTNELASRGLLNKSIGSLLENPHWGPWERKSSSTAPEMKQINLADYPIPRKFEIEPSSSGHEPGGSLSERRSVICDISPLRQIVRDPGAHSLGHMGADSRIGRNERLNPSLSQTVILPGGLVSMETKLKSQSGQIKEEDFEQSKSQASFNKKSGDHCHPTSIKHESYRGNASPGAATHDSLSDYGPQDSRPTPMRRVPGRVGSREAMRGRSPSQYHDFAEKLKMSPGRSRGPGGDPHHMNPHMTYSERANRSSLHAPFSANSESLASAYHANTRAHAYGDPNVGLNSQLHYKRQMYQQQQEEYKDWSSSSAQGVIAAAQHRQDGPRKSPRQQQFLDRVRSPLKNDKDGMMYGPPVGTYHDPSVQESGRCLMSSDGLPAKGSQKLQQESCWDLSRQTSAKSSGPSGMSNQKRYGPPHETDGHGLAESTQSSKPSNVMLRLPGQEDHSSQNPLIMRRRVRSFISPIPSKRQSHDVKNSNTEDKGRLLHPAKEGTDKAFNSYAHLAHSQDIKSIPKRDSSRDLPNPDNRNCPPVTLTSPAKTKILPPRKGRGLKLEAIVQKITSPNIRRSTSTNSAEAGADTVTLDDILSLKSGPPEGGAVAAAAPDTEAEKRKCEVVTDLVSAASQESTIEKPLPRSSEEWRGSGDDKVKVETHPETVPTGKEPPGTMTPTTSQKPGSNQGRPDGSLGGTTPLVFPDSKNVTPAGILAPESNPKTEEKEIDTVMISPKQESFPPKGYFPSGKKKGRPIGSVNKQKKQQQPPPPPPQPPQIPEGSTDGEPKPKKQRQRRERRKPGTQPRKRKTKQAVPIVEPQEPEIKLKYATQPLDKTDAKNKSFFPYIHVVNKCELGAVCTIINAEEEEQTKLVRGRKGQRSLTPPPSSTESKALPASSFMLQGPVVTESSVMGHLVCCLCGKWASYRNMGDLFGPFYPQDYAATLPKNPPPKRAMEMQSKVKVRHKSASNGSKTDTEEEEEQQKEQKEQRSLAAHPRFKRRHRSEDCGGGPRSLSRGLPCKKAAAAEGSSEKTVLDAKASVPTTSEGGPELELQIPELPLDSNEFWVHEGCILWANGIYLVCGRLYGLQEALEIAREMKCSHCQEAGATLGCYNKGCSFRYHYPCAIDADCLLHEENFSVRCPKHKPPLPCPLPPLQNKNAKGSLSTEQSERG, encoded by the coding sequence atgcatttctttctcttccttctccaggaGGGCTGTTGGCCTGCTGCGGTGCTGCTGAACAGCATGCAGTCCTTTCGGGAGCAAAGCAGTTACCACGGAAACCAGCAGAGCTACCCACAGGAGGTACATGGCTCATCCCGGATAGAAGAGTTTAGCCCTCGGCAGGCCCAGATGTTCCAGAATTTTGGGAGTGCAGGTGGTGGCAGTGGTGGCGGTAGCAGTGGCAGTGGTGGTGGAAGACGAGCAGTGGCTGCTGCCGCAGCAATGGCTAGTGAGACCTCTGGCCATCAAGGCTACCAGGGTTTCAGGAAAGAGGCTGGAGATTTTTACTACATGGCAGGCAACAAAGACCCTGTGGCAGCAGGAACACCACAGCCTCCTCAGCGAAGGCCTTCTGGGCCTGTGCAGAGCTACGGACCCCCCCAGGGGAGCAGCTTTGGCAATCAGTATGGGAGTGAGGGTCATGTGGGCCAGTTTCAAGCACAGCATTCTGCCCTTGGTGGTGTGTCTCATTATCAACAGGATTATACAGGGCCTTTCTCTCCAGGCAGTGCTCAGTACCAACAGCAGGCTTctagccagcagcagcagcagcagcaacagcagcagcagcagcaacagcaacaagtCCAGCAGTTGAGACAGCAGCTTTACCAATCCCATCAGCCTCTGCCACAAGCTACTGGCCAGCCAGCCTCTGGCTCATCCCATCTGCAGCCAATGCAGCGGCCCCCAACTCTGCCATCCTCTGCTGCCGGTTACCAGTTAAGAGTGGGTCAGTTTGGACAACACTACCAgtcttctgcttcctcctcctcctcctcctttccttcaccACAGCGTttcagccagtctgggcagagctACGATGGCAGTTACAGCGTGAATGCTGGATCCCAGTATGAGGGGCATAATGTGGGTTCTAACGCACAGGCTTATGGGACACAGTCGAATTACAGCTATCAGCCTCAGTCTATGAAAAATTTTGAACAGGCGAAGATTCCACAAGGGACCCAGCAAGGGCAGCAGCCGCAgccacagcagcaacaacaacagcaacagcaacagcagcagcagcagcagcaacaacaacaacagcagcagcagcaacagcagcagcagcagcatcccCCTCAGCATGTGATGCAGTATACCAACACTGCCACTAAGTTGCCCCTGCAAAGCCCAGTGGGGCAGTACAGTCAGCCTGAGGTTCCTGTGAGGTCCCCAATGCAGTTTCACCAGAACTTTAGCCCCATCTCTAACCCTTCTCCAGCTGCCTCTGTGGTTCAGTCTCCAAGCTGTAGCTCCACCCCTTCTCCTCTCATGCAGAGTGGGGACAATCTTCAGTGTGGGCAAGGCAATGTGACCATGGGCTCCAGAAACCGGATTTTACAATTAATGCCTCAACTCAGCCCAACACCATCAATGATGCCCAGTCCTAATTCTCATCCTGCAGGCTTCAAAGGGTTTGGACTAGAAGGGGCACCAGAAAAGAGGCTGACAGATCCCGGGTTGAGTAGTTTGAGTGCTCTGAGTACTCAAGTGGCCAATCTTCCTAACACCGTCCAGCACATGTTACTCTCTGATGCCCTGACACCTCAGAAGAAGACCTCCAAgaggccttcctcctcctctaagaAGGCAGATAGCTGTACAAACTCAGAAGGCTCCTCCCAGCCTGAAGAACAGCTAAAGTCCCCTATGGCAGAGTCATTGGATGGAGGCTGTTCTAGCAGCTCAGAGGATCCAGGGGAGAGAGTGAGGCAGCTAAGTGGCCAGAGCACCAGCTCTGACACCACCTACAAGGGTGGGGCCTCAGAGAAAGCGGGCTCCTCTCCAGCACAAGGTGCTCAGAATGAGCCCCCCAGACTCAATGCCAGTCCTGCAGCCAGAGAAGATGCTACTTCACCAGGCGCTAAAGACACCCCATTGTCTCCTGATGGAAGCTCAAAAGTCAATGAGAAGACAGTTGGGGTGATAGTCTCCCGGGAAGCCATGACAGGCCGTGTGGAAAAGCCTGGTGGACAAGATAAAAGCTCCCAAGAGGATGATCCTGCAGTCACTCAGAGGCCACCCAGCAACAGTGGGGCAAAGGAAGCCAGTCATACACCACTTCCACAGCCAGAGCCCTCgggaggagggaacaaaggaAACAAGAATGGTGATAATAGCTCCAACCACAACGGagagggaaatggtcagagcggCCATGCTGtcgcaggccctgggttcacagGCAGGACTGAGCCTAGCAAGTCTCCTGGAGGCCTGCGCTATAGTTACAAAGAGAGTTTTGGGTCAGCTATGCCACGAAATGTTAGTGGCTTTCCTCAATATCCTACGGGACAGGAAAAGGGGGATTTCACTGGCCATGGGGAGCGCAAGGGCAGAAATGAGAAATTCAGCCTCCTACAGGAAGTGCTTCAGGGTTACCACCACCATCCGGACAGGAGGTATTCTAGGAGTGCTCAGGAGCATCAGGGTATGGCCGGTGGCCTGGAAGGAAGCTCGAGACCCAACATCTTAGTCAGTCAGACCAATGAATTAGCCAGCAGGGGCCTTCTGAACAAAAGCATTGGATCCCTATTAGAAAATCCCCACTGGGGTCCCTGGGAAAGGAAATCAAGCAGCACAGCTCCTGAAATGAAACAGATCAATTTGGCTGACTACCCAATTCCCAGAAAGTTTGAGATAGAGCCTTCTTCATCTGGCCACGAACCTGGTGGTTCCCTCTCTGAAAGGAGGTCAGTGATCTGTGATATTTCACCACTAAGACAAATTGTCAGGGACCCAGGGGCTCACTCCCTGGGACACATGGGTGCTGACTCCAGAATTGGGAGGAATGAACGTCTCAACCCAAGTTTAAGTCAGACGGTCATTCTTCCAGGTGGATTGGTATCCATGGAAACAAAACTGAAATCCCAGAGCGGGCAGATAAAGGAGGAAGACTTTGAACAGTCCAAATCCCAAGCTAGTTTCAACAAGAAATCTGGAGACCACTGCCATCCTACTAGCATAAAGCACGAGTCATACCGTGGcaatgccagccctggggcagcaaCCCACGATTCCCTTTCAGACTATGGCCCCCAAGACAGCAGACCCACACCAATGCGACGGGTCCCTGGCAGAGTTGGTAGTCGGGAGGCCATGAGGGGGCGATCCCCTTCTCAGTATCATGACTTTGCAGAAAAATTAAAGATGTCTCCTGGTAGGAGCAGAGGCCCAGGAGGAGACCCTCATCATATGAACCCACACATGACCTATTCAGAGAGGGCCAACAGGAGTTCTTTACACGCTCCCTTTTCTGCCAACTCAGAAAGCCTGGCCTCTGCTTATCACGCCAACACTCGGGCTCATGCTTATGGAGACCCTAATGTCGGATTGAATTCCCAGCTTCACTACAAGAGACAGATGTACCAACAGCAACAAGAGGAGTATAAAGACTGGAGCAGCAGTTCTGCTCAAGGAGTGATTGCTGCTGCACAGCACAGGCAAGATGGGCCACGGAAGAGTCCACGGCAACAGCAGTTTCTTGACCGAGTCCGGAGCCCTCTGAAAAATGACAAAGATGGTATGATGTATGGCCCACCAGTTGGGACTTACCATGACCCCAGTGTTCAAGAATCTGGGCGCTGCCTCATGTCTAGTGACGGCCTGCCTGCCAAAGGCTCCCAGAAGTTACAACAGGAATCTTGTTGGGATCTTTCTCGGCAAACTTCTGCCAAAAGTAGTGGTCCTTCAGGAATGTCCAATCAAAAGAGGTACGGCCCGCCCCATGAGACAGATGGACATGGGCTAGCTGAGTCGACACAGTCATCCAAACCTAGCAATGTAATGCTAAGACTTCCAGGCCAAGAAGATCATTCTTCTCAGAACCCCTTAATCATGCGGAGGCGCGTCCGTTCTTTTATCTCTCCCATCCCCAGTAAGAGACAGTCACATGATGTAAAGAACAGTAATACTGAAGATAAAGGGCGCCTCCTTCACCCGGCAAAAGAAGGTACCGATAAGGCATTCAATTCCTATGCCCATCTTGCTCATAGTCAGGATATCAAGTCTATCCCTAAGAGAGATTCCTCCAGGGACCTCCCAAACCCAGATAATAGAAACTGCCCACCTGTTACCCTCACAAGCCCTGCTAAGACCAAAATACTGCCCCCACGGAAAGGGCGTGGACTGAAACTGGAAGCTATAGTGCAGAAGATCACATCCCCAAATATTAGGAGGAGTACATCCACAAACAGTGCAGAGGCCGGGGCAGACACGGTCACTCTGGATGACATACTGTCTCTGAAGAGTGGTCCTCCGgagggtggagctgtggctgcagCTGCTCCAGATACTGAGGCGGAGAAGAGAAAATGCGAAGTGGTAACTGATCTGGTCAGCGCAGCCAGCCAGGAGTCCACCATCGAAAAGCCTCTTCCTAGGTCTTCAGAAGAGTGGCGTGGCAGTGGGGATGACAAAGTAAAGGTAGAGACACACCCAGAAACCGTTCCTACAGGGAAGGAACCTCCTGGTACCATGACACCCACGACCTCACAGAAGCCTGGAAGTAACCAAGGGAGACCTGATGGTTCCCTGGGTGGAACAACACCTTTAGTGTTTCCTGACTCAAAGAATGTAACTCCAGCAGGCATACTGGCCCCTGaatcaaaccccaagactgaagAGAAGGAAATTGATACAGTTATGATTTCACCCAAACAAGAGAGCTTCCCTCCAAAGGGGTATTTCCCATcaggaaagaagaaggggagaCCCATCGGTAGTGTgaataagcaaaagaaacaacagcagccaccccctccacctcctcagCCCCCTCAGATACCAGAAGGTTCTACTGACGGAGAGCCAAAGCCAAaaaagcagaggcagaggagggagagaaggaagcctGGGACCCAGCCAAGGAAACGAAAAACCAAACAAGCAGTTCCCATTGTAGAACCCCAAGAGCCAGAGATCAAGCTAAAATACGCCACCCAGCCACTGGATAAAACTGATGCCAAGAACAAGTCTTTTTTCCCTTATATTCATGTAGTAAATAAATGTGAACTTGGAGCCGTTTGTACAATCATCAATGCTGAAGAAGAGGAACAGACCAAATTGGTGAGGGGCCGGAAGGGTCAGAGgtccctgacccctccccccagcagcaCCGAAAGCAAGGCACTCCCAGCCTCATCCTTTATGCTACAGGGGCCTGTGGTGACAGAGTCTTCTGTTATGGGACACCTGGTTTGCTGTCTCTGTGGCAAATGGGCCAGTTACCGGAACATGGGTGACCTCTTTGGACCCTTTTATCCCCAGGATTATGCAGCCACCCTCCCGAAGAATCCTCCTCCTAAGAGGGCCATGGAGATGCAGAGCAAGGTCAAAGTTCGGCACAAAAGTGCTTCCAATGGCTCCAAGACGGacactgaggaggaggaggagcagcagaaggagcagaaggagcagaggagCCTGGCAGCACATCCCAGGTTCAAGCGGCGCCACCGCTCAGAGGACTGTGGAGGAGGCCCTCGGTCCCTGTCCAGGGGGCTCCCTTGCAAAAAAGCCGCCGCCGCCGAGGGCAGCAGTGAAAAGACTGTTTTGGACGCAAAAGCCTCTGTGCCCACCACTTCAGAAGGTGGCCCTGAGCTGGAGTTACAAATCCCTGAACTACCTCTTGACAGCAATGAATTTTGGGTCCATGAGGGTTGTATTCTCTGGGCCAATGGAATCTACCTGGTCTGCGGCAGGCTCTACGGCCTGCAGGAAGCGCTGGAAATAGCCAGAGAGATG